TATTTCATAAAGGCCACTGCCGCCGATAACTCCGATAACTGGCTTTTTCACTCTGAATATCCTCCATACAGGCTAATTTAAATAGTTTACATATTTCAGGATCAGGATTGTGCTTCGAACTTTCCCTTCAACTGGCCGCAAGCCGCTGATATATCCTGCCCTTTACTTGCGCGCAATGTTGCCACGATATCGCGTTGAAGCAGGTAACTTTGGAACAATTTGATCGACTCCTCTGAAGGAGCTTTAAAAGCTGCTCCTTCGTGTTCATTGTATGCGATCAAATTAACTTTACAACGAACGCCATGGAGAAGCTTTACCAGCCTTTTTGCATCGGCAACTGAGTTATTCACACCACCGATGAGAATATATTCAAACGTCACTCTCTGTTTCGTTATCTGAGCATAATCCCGGCAAGCCGATATCAGCTGATCAAGGGGATAACGACGGTTGACAGGCATAAGCCGATCCCGGATTTCATCTGTTGCTGCATTCAGTGAAACAGCCAGATTCACCTTGATCATCCGGCCTAATTGAGCAATTTCGGGAACCAGACCACAGGTTGACAGCGTGACCCGGCGAGTTCCGTAGCCGAGACCGTCATCAAGATATAAAATCTGCAAAGCAGTTACCACATTCTCCAGATTGTGGAGTGGTTCTCCC
This window of the uncultured Desulfuromusa sp. genome carries:
- the rlmN gene encoding 23S rRNA (adenine(2503)-C(2))-methyltransferase RlmN produces the protein MNKHKIDLKSLNRQQLEEFLSGLGKEKYRVKQILHWIYQRHVTDFEQMTDLAKNFRTELADQAYISSWLPEYVETSHDGTRKYLFRLDDGQSIEAVKIPMDENRATLCISTQVGCAMGCQFCMTGTFGLVRNLRPEEIVNQVCAALQEGPISNIVLMGMGEPLHNLENVVTALQILYLDDGLGYGTRRVTLSTCGLVPEIAQLGRMIKVNLAVSLNAATDEIRDRLMPVNRRYPLDQLISACRDYAQITKQRVTFEYILIGGVNNSVADAKRLVKLLHGVRCKVNLIAYNEHEGAAFKAPSEESIKLFQSYLLQRDIVATLRASKGQDISAACGQLKGKFEAQS